The proteins below come from a single Alligator mississippiensis isolate rAllMis1 chromosome 2, rAllMis1, whole genome shotgun sequence genomic window:
- the LOC102562310 gene encoding olfactory receptor 5AR1-like, which produces MAERNHTVMVTKFIFMGLTDNPIVQVILFVLFLLIYIITLVGNLGMILLIKISPKLHTSMYFFLSNLSFLDICYSSAVAPKTLASFLEETKAISVFGCATQMYFFIALGTTECFLLSAMAYDGYVAICNPLLYPIIMSPRVCVTMVVGSYTLGLLHSMVHTHFTFHLSFCGSDEINHFYCDITPLLSLSCSDTHFNEILLFTLVGFIEIITVLTVVISYIYILGTILRIRSATGKQKPFNTCASHFTGVSIYHGTILFMYLRPSSNYSLDTDKVIAVFYTVVILMLNPLIYSLRNKEVKDAVGQGLANYIL; this is translated from the coding sequence ATGGCTGAGAGAAACCATACTGTGATGGTCACCAAGTTCATTTTCATGGGGTTGACAGACAACCCAATAGTGCAGGTCATTCTGTTTGTGCTGTTCCTATTGATTTACATCATCACACTGGTGGGAAATCTTGGGATGATTCTGCTAATCAAGATCAGCCCTAAACTTCACACttccatgtacttcttcctcagtaaCTTGTCTTTCCTGGACATTTGTTATTCCTCTGCGGTGGCCCCCAAGACACTGGCAAGCTTCTTGGAAGAGACAAAAGCCATCTCTGTCTTTGGGTGTGCAACACAAATGTACTTTTTTATAGCCCTGGGGACCACAGAGTGTTTTCTGCTGTCTGCAATGGCCTATGACGGGTATGTGGCCATCTGTAACCCACTGCTCTACCCAATAATTATGTCCCCAAGAGTCTGTGTCACAATGGTGGTTGGATCGTATACACTTGGACTGTTACATTCCATGGTGCACACACATTTTACGTTCCATTTGTCCTTTTGTGGGTCTGATGAGATCAATCATTTCTATTGTGATATTACACCTCTGCTATCACTGTCCTGCTCTGATACCCATTTCAATGAAATCTTACTGTTCACCCTGGTTGGATTTATTGAAATAATTACAGTTCTGACGGTTGTGATCTCTTATATTTACATCCTTGGCACCATCCTGAGAATCCGCTCTGCTACGGGGAAACAGAAACCTTTCAATACTTGTGCCTCCCACTTCACAGGGGTCTCAATTTATCATGGGACAATTCTCTTTATGTACCTGAGACCCAGTTCCAACTACTCCTTGGATACAGACAAAGTCATTGCAGTATTCTATACTGTGGTCATCCTGATGCTGAATCCCCTGATTTACAGTCTCAGGAACAAGGAGGTGAAAGATGCTGTAGGGCAAGGGTTGGCAAACTACATCCTGTGA
- the LOC102562775 gene encoding LOW QUALITY PROTEIN: olfactory receptor 5T17-like (The sequence of the model RefSeq protein was modified relative to this genomic sequence to represent the inferred CDS: inserted 1 base in 1 codon): MAARNHTARVTEFILIGLTDDPALQVALFLLFLIIYIITLVGNLGMIVLIRISRRLHXPMYFFLSNLSFLDACCSSVVAPQTLAIIVKERKTISLAGCAAQMYFFIALGTTECFLLAAMAYDRYVAICNPLLYKVIMSPRVCVPLVVGSYVIGLFNSMVHTDLTFRLSFCGSNEINHFYCDLTPVLSLSCSDTHINEILIFNLGGLIELTTILTVLVSYTYILSTILRIRSAEGRNKAFSTCASHLTVVSIFHGDILFLNVRPRSSYSLDTSKVLAVFYSVVIPMLNPLIYSLRNQDVKVAFKDIMKKKLLPLISYREG, translated from the exons ATGGCTGCAAGAAATCACACTGCGAGGGTCACAGAATTCATTCTTATTGGGTTAACAGATGACCCAGCATTGCAAGTTGCTTTGTTTCTTCTATTCTTGATCATCTACATCATCACCCTGGTGGGAAATCTGGGGATGATTGTATTAATCAGAATCAGTCGTCGTCTCC accccatgtactttttccttaGTAACTTGTCCTTCTTGGATGCCTGTTGTTCGTCAGTGGTGGCACCCCAGACCTTGGCAATCATTGTTAAGGAGAGAAAAACCATCTCTCTTGCTGGCTGTGCAGCACAAATGTACTTTTTTATAGCTCTGGGGACGACAGAGTGTTTCCTTCTGGCTGCAATGGCCTATGATCGGTATGTTGCCATCTGTAACCCACTGCTATATAAAGTCATCATGTCCCCTAGAGTCTGTGTCCCACTGGTAGTTGGGTCCTACGTTATTGGCCTATTTAATTCCATGGTGCACACAGATTTGACATTCCGTTTGTCCTTCTGTGGGTCTAATGAGATCAATCATTTCTATTGTGATCTCACTCCTGTCTTATCACTCTCCTGCTCTGATACTCACATCAATGAAATCCTGATATTTAACCTTGGGGGACTTATTGAATTAACCACCATTCTGACTGTCCTGGTCTCCTACACTTACATCCTCAGTACCATATTGAGAATCCGCTCTGCTGAGGGCAGGAACAAAGCCTTTTCCACCTGTGCCTCCCATCTGACTGTGGTCTCTATATTTCATGGAGACATTCTCTTCTTGAATGTACGACCCAGGTCCAGCTATTCCCTGGACACAAGCAAAGTTCTGGCAGTGTTTTACTCAGTGGTCATTCCCATGCTGAACCCCCTCATCTACAGTCTGAGGAACCAGGATGTGAAGGTTGCCTTCAAAGACATCATGAAGAAAAAGtt actacctctgatctcctatagggagggc